One Glycine max cultivar Williams 82 chromosome 4, Glycine_max_v4.0, whole genome shotgun sequence DNA segment encodes these proteins:
- the LOC100790584 gene encoding cytokinin dehydrogenase 5 isoform X1: protein MAVNNNKLVLLTFAICRLIVTVGLTVVPELLDVGLQGRLSVDTLELEAASVDFGRLSRGEPSEVVHPATAEDVARVVKAAFESPFAVSARGHGHSINGQAMIKEKKGVVIEMGKSDSGEDGSSIRVSEKGMYVDVWGGKLWIDVLSATLEYGLAPMSWTDYLYLSVGGTLSNAGISGQTFNHGPQITNVYELDVVTGKGELVTCSEDRNSELFHAVLGGLGQFGIITRARIALEPAPHRVRWIRVLYSNFARFCKDQEYLISLHGKAARERFDYVEGFVIVDEGLINNWRSSFFSASNPVKITSLNADGGVLYCLEITKNYDQGNADSVDEEIQALLKKLNFIPTSVFTTDLPYVDFLDRVHKAELKLRSKGLWDVPHPWLNLFVPKSRIGDFDKGVFKGILGNKTSGPILIYPMNKNKWDQRSSVVTPEEDVFYLVAFLRSALDTETLEYLTNQNRQILKFCHDIEIKVKQYLPHYTTQQEWMDHFGDKWTQFNARKMQFDPRRILATGQQIFQFHPSLTLNM, encoded by the exons ATGGCTGTCAACAACAACAAGCTTGTTCTGTTAACATTCGCCATATGCCGTTTAATAGTAACTGTGGGATTAACGGTGGTCCCGGAGCTGCTCGATGTGGGACTCCAGGGTCGTCTCAGCGTGGACACGTTGGAACTGGAGGCGGCTTCGGTGGATTTCGGGAGGCTGAGTCGAGGGGAGCCTTCGGAGGTAGT gCACCCTGCCACGGCGGAGGATGTGGCTAGGGTGGTGAAGGCGGCGTTCGAGTCTCCGTTCGCCGTGTCAGCGAGGGGGCACGGGCATTCGATAAACGGGCAAGCCAtgataaaagagaagaaaggagTGGTGATTGAAATGGGAAAAAGTGATAGTGGTGAGGATGGTAGTAGTATTAGAGTGAGTGAGAAAGGAATGTATGTGGACGTGTGGGGTGGGAAGTTGTGGATAGATGTTTTGAGTGCAACATTGGAGTATGGGCTGGCTCCCATGTCTTGGACCGATTACTTGTATTTGTCTGTGGGTGGAACCCTATCCAACGCTGGAATTAGTGGACAAACCTTCAATCACGGTCCTCAGATCACCAATGTTTATGAGCTCGATGTCGTTACag GAAAGGGTGAGCTGGTGACATGTTCAGAAGATCGTAACTCGGAGTTGTTCCATGCTGTTCTAGGTGGTCTTGGACAATTTGGAATCATCACAAGGGCTAGAATTGCTCTCGAACCAGCTCCTCACAGA GTTCGGTGGATACGAGTACTGTATTCGAATTTTGCAAGGTTTTGTAAGGACCAGGAGTATCTGATATCTCTGCATGGGAAAGCAGCAAGGGAGAGATTCGACTATGTGGAGGGTTTCGTGATAGTTGATGAAGGGCTGATCAATAATTGGAGGTCTTCGTTCTTTTCAGCTAGTAACCCAGTTAAAATCACTTCCCTCAACGCTGACGGAGGTGTTTTGTACTGCTTGGAGATTACCAAAAATTACGACCAAGGAAACGCAGATTCTGTTGATGAG GAAATACAAGCTCTattgaaaaagttaaattttataccaacatcggttttcacaACGGACTTGCCTTACGTGGATTTTCTGGATCGTGTACATAAGGCAGAGCTGAAGCTTAGATCCAAGGGTTTATGGGATGTACCTCATCCGTGGCTCAACCTTTTTGTTCCAAAATCAAGGATAGGGGACTTCGACAAGGGTGTGTTCAAGGGCATTCTTGGAAATAAGACAAGTGGACCTATCCTCATATACCCTATGAACAAAAACAA GTGGGACCAGCGAAGCTCGGTGGTGACACCAGAAGAGGATGTGTTTTACCTGGTGGCATTTCTAAGATCGGCATTGGATACTGAGACGCTGGAGTACCTGACTAATCAGAACCGTCAAATTCTGAAATTCTGCCATGATATAGAGATCAAGGTAAAACAATACCTGCCCCATTACACTACGCAGCAGGAGTGGATGGACCACTTTGGTGATAAGTGGACCCAGTTCAATGCTAGGAAGATGCAATTCGATCCCCGCCGAATCTTAGCCACAGGCCAGCAAATTTTTCAGTTTCATCCCTCACTCACCCTCAATATGTAG
- the LOC100500609 gene encoding thioredoxin H-type 1, translating to MAEEGQVIGVHSVEEWEEHLKKGQESKKLIVVDFTASWCGPCRFIAPILADMAKKLPNVTFLKVDVDELATVSREWEVEAMPTFLFLKEGKLVKKLVGARKEELQDIIVKLAAIDAA from the exons atggCCGAAGAGGGACAAGTGATTGGTGTCCACAGCGTGGAGGAGTGGGAGGAACATCTCAAGAAGGGACAAGAGTCCAAGAAATTG ATTGTGGTGGATTTTACTGCTTCTTGGTGCGGCCCATGCCGTTTCATTGCCCCAATTCTTGCGGATATGGCTAAAAAGTTGCCGAATGTCACCTTCCTCAAGGTGGATGTGGATGAATTGGCG ACTGTTTCCAGGGAGTGGGAAGTTGAGGCTATGCCAACCTTCCTATTCTTGAAAGAAGGCAAGCTGGTGAAGAAGCTTGTGGGTGCCAGGAAAGAGGAGCTGCAAGACATAATAGTCAAACTTGCTGCAATTGATGCTGCCTGA
- the LOC100795144 gene encoding beta-galactosidase 5 translates to MDTIANSVSKLLTLFLTVLFVGSELTHCNVTYDRKSLLINGQRRILISGSIHYPRSTPEMWEDLIWKAKHGGLDVIDTYVFWDVHEPSPGNYDFEGRYDLVRFIKTVQKVGLYANLRIGPYVCAEWNFGGIPVWLKYVPGVSFRTDNEPFKAAMQGFTQKIVQMMKSEKLFQSQGGPIILSQIENEYGPESRGAAGRAYVNWAASMAVGLGTGVPWVMCKENDAPDPVINSCNGFYCDDFSPNKPYKPSMWTETWSGWFTEFGGPIHQRPVEDLSFAVARFIQKGGSYVNYYMYHGGTNFGRSAGGPFITTSYDYDAPIDEYGLIRQPKYSHLKELHKAIKRCEHALVSLDPTVLSLGTLLQAHVFSSGTGTCAAFLANYNAQSAATVTFNNRHYDLPPWSISILPDCKIDVFNTAKVRVQPSQVKMLPVKPKLFSWESYDEDLSSLAESSRITAPGLLEQLNVTRDTSDYLWYITSVDISSSESFLRGGQKPSINVQSAGHAVHVFVNGQFSGSAFGTREQRSCTYNGPVDLRAGANKIALLSVTVGLQNVGRHYETWEAGITGPVLLHGLDQGQKDLTWNKWSYKVGLRGEAMNLVSPNGVSSVDWVQESQATQSRSQLKWYKAYFDAPGGKEPLALDLESMGKGQVWINGQSIGRYWMAYAKGDCNSCTYSGTFRPVKCQLGCGQPTQRWYHVPRSWLKPTKNLIVVFEELGGNPWKISLVKRVAHTPAVHGQ, encoded by the exons ATGGATACCATTGCCAATTCAGTTTCGAAGCTACTCACATTGTTTCTCACGGTCTTGTTTGTGGGTTCTGAGCTGACACACTGTAATGTCACCTACGACAGAAAGTCTCTTCTCATCAATGGCCAGAGGAGAATCCTCATCTCTGGCTCCATTCACTATCCCAGAAGCACCCCTGAG ATGTGGGAGGATCTAATTTGGAAGGCCAAACACGGAGGACTTGATGTCATAGACACTTATGTCTTCTGGGATGTCCATGAACCTTCTCCTGGCAAT TACGATTTTGAAGGAAGGTATGATCTAGTACGGTTCATTAAGACGGTGCAGAAGGTGGGGCTTTATGCCAATCTTCGGATTGGACCTTATGTATGCGCTGAGTGGAACTTTGG AGGAATTCCTGTATGGTTGAAGTATGTTCCTGGCGTAAGCTTCAGAACGGATAATGAGCCTTTCAAG GCGGCAATGCAAGGTTTCACGCAGAAAATTGTCCAGATGATGAAGAGTGAGAAGTTGTTTCAATCTCAGGGTGGTCCAATCATTCTCTCTCAG ATTGAGAATGAGTACGGGCCAGAGAGTAGGGGAGCTGCTGGCCGTGCATATGTAAACTGGGCTGCAAGTATGGCTGTTGGATTGGGTACAGGAGTGCCATGGGTGATGTGCAAGGAAAATGATGCCCCAGATCCTGTG ATAAATTCATGTAATGGTTTTTACTGTGATGATTTCTCTCCAAATAAACCATACAAGCCTAGCATGTGGACCGAGACTTGGAGTGGCTG GTTTACAGAATTTGGCGGCCCAATTCACCAGCGACCAGTTGAGGATCTATCCTTTGCAGTTGCTCGTTTCATACAAAAGGGTGGCTCATATGTGAATTATTACATG TACCATGGAGGAACTAACTTTGGACGATCAGCTGGAGGCCCATTCATAACTACAAGCTATGACTATGATGCTCCAATTGATGAATATG GTTTGATCAGGCAACCAAAATATAGTCATTTGAAGGAGCTTCATAAAGCTATCAAGCGATGTGAACATGCTTTGGTGTCTTTGGATCCCACAGTTTTGTCATTAGGAACACTACTGCAG GCTCATGTATTCTCTTCAGGAACTGGAACATGTGCAGCTTTTCTAGCAAACTATAATGCACAGTCAGCTGCTACAGTGACATTCAATAACAGGCACTATGATTTACCTCCTTGGTCCATAAGCATCCTTCCTGATTGCAAAATTGATGTATTTAATACTGCAAAA GTGAGAGTTCAACCTTCACAGGTGAAAATGCTTCCTGTCAAACCAAAGTTGTTCTCCTGGGAGAGCTATGATGAAGATCTATCTTCTCTGGCCGAAAGTTCAAGGATTACAGCTCCTGGACTCTTAGAACAGCTGAACGTTACTAGAGATACCAGTGACTATCTATGGTACATAACCAG CGTTGACATAAGTTCATCAGAATCCTTTCTTCGAGGCGGACAAAAACCCAGCATTAATGTGCAGTCTGCAGGACATGCTGTTCATGTGTTTGTTAATGGGCAATTTTCAG GGTCGGCTTTCGGGACAAGGGAGCAGAGAAGTTGCACATATAATGGACCTGTTGACCTACGCGCTGGAGCAAATAAAATTGCTCTTCTCAGCGTGACTGTTGGATTACAG AATGTTGGTCGGCATTATGAAACATGGGAGGCAGGGATCACTGGTCCAGTTTTGCTCCATGGTCTTGACCAAGGACAGAAAGATTTGACGTGGAACAAGTGGTCATATAAG GTTGGCCTAAGAGGAGAGGCTATGAATTTGGTATCTCCCAATGGAGTCTCGTCTGTTGACTGGGTCCAAGAGTCACAAGCTACTCAAAGCCGGTCACAATTAAAATGGTACAAG GCATATTTTGATGCACCCGGGGGAAAGGAACCACTGGCTTTGGACCTTGAAAGCATGGGTAAGGGTCAAGTATGGATAAACGGGCAGAGCATAGGGAGATATTGGATGGCTTATGCAAAGGGTGACTGTAATTCTTGCACTTATTCTGGGACCTTTCGGCCTGTAAAGTGCCAACTTGGCTGTGGACAACCCACTCAACGATG GTATCACGTTCCAAGGTCCTGGCTGAAGCCAACAAAGAACTTGATAGTAGTGTTTGAAGAATTAGGTGGAAATCCTTGGAAAATATCTTTGGTAAAGAGAGTGGCACATACTCCGGCAGTTCATGGGCAGTGA
- the LOC100790584 gene encoding cytokinin dehydrogenase 5 isoform X3, whose protein sequence is MIKEKKGVVIEMGKSDSGEDGSSIRVSEKGMYVDVWGGKLWIDVLSATLEYGLAPMSWTDYLYLSVGGTLSNAGISGQTFNHGPQITNVYELDVVTGKGELVTCSEDRNSELFHAVLGGLGQFGIITRARIALEPAPHRVRWIRVLYSNFARFCKDQEYLISLHGKAARERFDYVEGFVIVDEGLINNWRSSFFSASNPVKITSLNADGGVLYCLEITKNYDQGNADSVDEEIQALLKKLNFIPTSVFTTDLPYVDFLDRVHKAELKLRSKGLWDVPHPWLNLFVPKSRIGDFDKGVFKGILGNKTSGPILIYPMNKNKWDQRSSVVTPEEDVFYLVAFLRSALDTETLEYLTNQNRQILKFCHDIEIKVKQYLPHYTTQQEWMDHFGDKWTQFNARKMQFDPRRILATGQQIFQFHPSLTLNM, encoded by the exons AtgataaaagagaagaaaggagTGGTGATTGAAATGGGAAAAAGTGATAGTGGTGAGGATGGTAGTAGTATTAGAGTGAGTGAGAAAGGAATGTATGTGGACGTGTGGGGTGGGAAGTTGTGGATAGATGTTTTGAGTGCAACATTGGAGTATGGGCTGGCTCCCATGTCTTGGACCGATTACTTGTATTTGTCTGTGGGTGGAACCCTATCCAACGCTGGAATTAGTGGACAAACCTTCAATCACGGTCCTCAGATCACCAATGTTTATGAGCTCGATGTCGTTACag GAAAGGGTGAGCTGGTGACATGTTCAGAAGATCGTAACTCGGAGTTGTTCCATGCTGTTCTAGGTGGTCTTGGACAATTTGGAATCATCACAAGGGCTAGAATTGCTCTCGAACCAGCTCCTCACAGA GTTCGGTGGATACGAGTACTGTATTCGAATTTTGCAAGGTTTTGTAAGGACCAGGAGTATCTGATATCTCTGCATGGGAAAGCAGCAAGGGAGAGATTCGACTATGTGGAGGGTTTCGTGATAGTTGATGAAGGGCTGATCAATAATTGGAGGTCTTCGTTCTTTTCAGCTAGTAACCCAGTTAAAATCACTTCCCTCAACGCTGACGGAGGTGTTTTGTACTGCTTGGAGATTACCAAAAATTACGACCAAGGAAACGCAGATTCTGTTGATGAG GAAATACAAGCTCTattgaaaaagttaaattttataccaacatcggttttcacaACGGACTTGCCTTACGTGGATTTTCTGGATCGTGTACATAAGGCAGAGCTGAAGCTTAGATCCAAGGGTTTATGGGATGTACCTCATCCGTGGCTCAACCTTTTTGTTCCAAAATCAAGGATAGGGGACTTCGACAAGGGTGTGTTCAAGGGCATTCTTGGAAATAAGACAAGTGGACCTATCCTCATATACCCTATGAACAAAAACAA GTGGGACCAGCGAAGCTCGGTGGTGACACCAGAAGAGGATGTGTTTTACCTGGTGGCATTTCTAAGATCGGCATTGGATACTGAGACGCTGGAGTACCTGACTAATCAGAACCGTCAAATTCTGAAATTCTGCCATGATATAGAGATCAAGGTAAAACAATACCTGCCCCATTACACTACGCAGCAGGAGTGGATGGACCACTTTGGTGATAAGTGGACCCAGTTCAATGCTAGGAAGATGCAATTCGATCCCCGCCGAATCTTAGCCACAGGCCAGCAAATTTTTCAGTTTCATCCCTCACTCACCCTCAATATGTAG
- the LOC100790584 gene encoding cytokinin dehydrogenase 5 isoform X2, whose protein sequence is MAVNNNKLVLLTFAICRLIVTVGLTVVPELLDVGLQGRLSVDTLELEAASVDFGRLSRGEPSEVVHPATAEDVARVVKAAFESPFAVSARGHGHSINGQAMIKEKKGVVIEMGKSDSGEDGSSIRVSEKGMYVDVWGGKLWIDVLSATLEYGLAPMSWTDYLYLSVGGTLSNAGISGQTFNHGPQITNVYELDVVTGKGELVTCSEDRNSELFHAVLGGLGQFGIITRARIALEPAPHRVRWIRVLYSNFARFCKDQEYLISLHGKAARERFDYVEGFVIVDEGLINNWRSSFFSASNPVKITSLNADGGVLYCLEITKNYDQGNADSVDEEIQALLKKLNFIPTSVFTTDLPYVDFLDRVHKAELKLRSKGLWDVPHPWLNLFVPKSRIGDFDKGVFKGILGNKTSGPILIYPMNKNKWDQRSSVVTPEEDVFYLVAFLRSALDTETLEYLTNQNRQILKFCHDIEIKVKQYLPHYTTQQEWMDHFGDKWTQFNARKMQFDPRRILATGQQIFQFHPSLTLNM, encoded by the exons ATGGCTGTCAACAACAACAAGCTTGTTCTGTTAACATTCGCCATATGCCGTTTAATAGTAACTGTGGGATTAACGGTGGTCCCGGAGCTGCTCGATGTGGGACTCCAGGGTCGTCTCAGCGTGGACACGTTGGAACTGGAGGCGGCTTCGGTGGATTTCGGGAGGCTGAGTCGAGGGGAGCCTTCGGAGGT agtgCACCCTGCCACGGCGGAGGATGTGGCTAGGGTGGTGAAGGCGGCGTTCGAGTCTCCGTTCGCCGTGTCAGCGAGGGGGCACGGGCATTCGATAAACGGGCAAGCCAtgataaaagagaagaaaggagTGGTGATTGAAATGGGAAAAAGTGATAGTGGTGAGGATGGTAGTAGTATTAGAGTGAGTGAGAAAGGAATGTATGTGGACGTGTGGGGTGGGAAGTTGTGGATAGATGTTTTGAGTGCAACATTGGAGTATGGGCTGGCTCCCATGTCTTGGACCGATTACTTGTATTTGTCTGTGGGTGGAACCCTATCCAACGCTGGAATTAGTGGACAAACCTTCAATCACGGTCCTCAGATCACCAATGTTTATGAGCTCGATGTCGTTACag GAAAGGGTGAGCTGGTGACATGTTCAGAAGATCGTAACTCGGAGTTGTTCCATGCTGTTCTAGGTGGTCTTGGACAATTTGGAATCATCACAAGGGCTAGAATTGCTCTCGAACCAGCTCCTCACAGA GTTCGGTGGATACGAGTACTGTATTCGAATTTTGCAAGGTTTTGTAAGGACCAGGAGTATCTGATATCTCTGCATGGGAAAGCAGCAAGGGAGAGATTCGACTATGTGGAGGGTTTCGTGATAGTTGATGAAGGGCTGATCAATAATTGGAGGTCTTCGTTCTTTTCAGCTAGTAACCCAGTTAAAATCACTTCCCTCAACGCTGACGGAGGTGTTTTGTACTGCTTGGAGATTACCAAAAATTACGACCAAGGAAACGCAGATTCTGTTGATGAG GAAATACAAGCTCTattgaaaaagttaaattttataccaacatcggttttcacaACGGACTTGCCTTACGTGGATTTTCTGGATCGTGTACATAAGGCAGAGCTGAAGCTTAGATCCAAGGGTTTATGGGATGTACCTCATCCGTGGCTCAACCTTTTTGTTCCAAAATCAAGGATAGGGGACTTCGACAAGGGTGTGTTCAAGGGCATTCTTGGAAATAAGACAAGTGGACCTATCCTCATATACCCTATGAACAAAAACAA GTGGGACCAGCGAAGCTCGGTGGTGACACCAGAAGAGGATGTGTTTTACCTGGTGGCATTTCTAAGATCGGCATTGGATACTGAGACGCTGGAGTACCTGACTAATCAGAACCGTCAAATTCTGAAATTCTGCCATGATATAGAGATCAAGGTAAAACAATACCTGCCCCATTACACTACGCAGCAGGAGTGGATGGACCACTTTGGTGATAAGTGGACCCAGTTCAATGCTAGGAAGATGCAATTCGATCCCCGCCGAATCTTAGCCACAGGCCAGCAAATTTTTCAGTTTCATCCCTCACTCACCCTCAATATGTAG